A stretch of Sphingorhabdus sp. YGSMI21 DNA encodes these proteins:
- a CDS encoding F0F1 ATP synthase subunit B — MLLTILAEGAGAVGPLQDPTFWVAVGVLIVFAIMLWTKVPKIVGGMLDNKIAEIKKTLDEAANLRKEAEALKAEYEAKTAGAQAEAEALMDSAEKEAAILVKQAEVDTKALIARRKKMAEEKIGAAERSAIAEVRAKAATAATQAAEAMIAARHDAAADKALVDKAIGDIGKTLN; from the coding sequence ATGCTATTGACGATTTTGGCAGAAGGCGCAGGGGCTGTCGGCCCGCTGCAGGATCCGACATTCTGGGTTGCAGTTGGCGTTCTGATCGTATTTGCGATCATGTTGTGGACGAAGGTTCCCAAGATCGTCGGCGGCATGCTCGACAACAAGATTGCCGAGATCAAGAAGACCCTCGACGAAGCGGCCAATCTCCGCAAGGAAGCCGAGGCTCTGAAGGCCGAATATGAAGCCAAGACCGCTGGTGCGCAGGCAGAAGCCGAAGCGTTGATGGATAGTGCTGAAAAAGAAGCCGCGATCCTGGTCAAGCAGGCAGAGGTCGACACCAAGGCCCTGATCGCCCGCCGGAAGAAAATGGCAGAAGAAAAAATCGGTGCGGCGGAACGTTCGGCCATCGCCGAGGTTCGCGCCAAGGCAGCGACCGCAGCAACCCAGGCCGCCGAAGCCATGATTGCTGCGCGCCACGATGCCGCTGCGGACAAGGCTCTGGTAGACAAGGCCATTGGCGATATCGGCAAGACGCTGAACTAG
- a CDS encoding ATPase, with the protein MPQISQLMEVYGSQFFWLLIVIGIIYFGIAKNMVPKISKTVDDRQKRISDDLAAAQAGQDKAEQIEADYRVSINNARADAVGKVSDAKAKIAKKNEAAIKRADTAIAKKADEADAALKEAQSKALKEIEAVAADAAQAIVKTVSGAKVTATDAKKAVKAAF; encoded by the coding sequence ATGCCTCAAATTAGTCAGCTTATGGAAGTTTACGGCAGCCAGTTTTTCTGGTTGCTGATCGTCATTGGTATCATCTATTTTGGCATCGCCAAGAATATGGTGCCGAAGATCAGCAAGACCGTGGATGACCGTCAAAAGCGGATTTCCGACGACCTCGCTGCGGCGCAGGCCGGGCAGGACAAGGCCGAGCAGATCGAAGCCGATTATCGTGTGAGCATTAACAATGCTCGGGCTGATGCGGTTGGCAAGGTCAGCGATGCCAAAGCCAAGATCGCCAAGAAAAACGAGGCGGCGATCAAACGGGCCGACACCGCTATCGCGAAAAAGGCGGACGAAGCGGACGCGGCCCTGAAAGAGGCGCAAAGCAAAGCGCTGAAAGAAATTGAAGCCGTTGCGGCAGATGCCGCCCAGGCTATCGTCAAGACGGTATCGGGTGCCAAGGTTACGGCAACGGACGCAAAAAAGGCGGTCAAGGCGGCTTTCTGA
- a CDS encoding F0F1 ATP synthase subunit A, whose product MHQFEVQPIFDGFTLFGQQIDFTNSALWMFVVLVLLYVFMMGGMKRELVPGRWQVMVEGVVGFIDNIIANSIGPNGKKYTPWVFTLFMFILFSNLLGMMPFGIIPGIHPFTITSQFTVTGLLAAISFSIVLIVGFWKHGFKFFSLFIPHGTPVWMMPLIFSVELLSFLVRPFSLALRLFVAMIAGHILIKVFASFVVQAIDAGGASWGIALLSILFIAFVSALELLVCAIQAYVFALLTSLYISDAENLH is encoded by the coding sequence ATGCACCAATTTGAAGTGCAGCCCATCTTTGATGGCTTCACTCTATTCGGTCAGCAGATTGATTTCACTAACAGCGCGCTTTGGATGTTCGTCGTCCTTGTGCTGCTTTATGTTTTCATGATGGGCGGAATGAAGCGCGAGCTGGTTCCCGGCCGCTGGCAGGTCATGGTTGAGGGCGTTGTCGGATTCATCGACAATATCATCGCCAACAGCATCGGCCCCAATGGCAAGAAATATACGCCATGGGTCTTCACCCTGTTCATGTTCATCCTGTTTTCGAACCTGCTCGGCATGATGCCGTTCGGGATCATTCCGGGCATTCATCCGTTTACCATCACCAGCCAGTTCACCGTTACCGGCCTGCTCGCCGCGATCAGCTTCTCGATCGTGCTGATTGTCGGTTTCTGGAAGCACGGCTTCAAGTTTTTCAGTCTTTTCATTCCGCACGGTACGCCGGTGTGGATGATGCCGTTGATTTTCTCGGTAGAGCTTCTGTCCTTCCTCGTTCGTCCGTTCAGCCTCGCGCTGCGGTTGTTCGTTGCGATGATCGCCGGGCATATCCTGATCAAGGTGTTCGCAAGCTTCGTGGTCCAGGCCATCGATGCGGGCGGCGCCTCCTGGGGCATTGCGTTGCTGAGCATTCTCTTCATCGCATTTGTCAGCGCACTGGAACTTCTGGTATGCGCCATTCAGGCCTATGTTTTCGCTCTTCTGACATCTCTGTACATCAGCGATGCGGAAAATCTTCACTAA
- a CDS encoding AtpZ/AtpI family protein, with product MAASESDRDPLEEDVRVSSLEERLETAQSRERIKAGHRNKGPDESQRLGARVLSYLIGGVAAGFLLGWAFDTWLGTTPLFLLLFFFLGVGVAFRKIYVISSQPVDDIGTALPDDDD from the coding sequence ATGGCAGCAAGCGAATCTGATCGGGATCCACTCGAAGAGGATGTGCGGGTTTCGTCGCTGGAAGAGCGACTGGAAACTGCACAAAGCAGAGAGCGGATCAAAGCAGGGCACCGGAACAAAGGGCCAGACGAAAGTCAGCGGCTCGGCGCAAGGGTGCTAAGCTATCTGATTGGAGGCGTGGCTGCCGGTTTTCTTCTCGGGTGGGCTTTTGACACCTGGTTGGGAACGACGCCATTGTTCCTGTTGCTGTTCTTCTTCCTCGGAGTGGGAGTGGCGTTCAGGAAAATTTATGTGATTTCGAGCCAGCCGGTGGATGACATCGGTACGGCGTTACCAGATGATGACGATTGA